A region from the Nocardioides exalbidus genome encodes:
- a CDS encoding DEAD/DEAH box helicase: MPDPARLDTRVPTGADPDAVYDSFTGWADDRGLGLYPHQDEAVIELLGGNHVILATPTGSGKSLVAIGAHLAALARDEVSFYTAPIKALVSEKFFALIEVFGADNVGMLTGDAAVNPDAPIICCTAEVLANIALREGRGADVGLVVMDEFHFYAEHDRGWAWQVPLLELVDAQFLLMSATLGDVSFFVDDLKRRTGRDTAVVDDAERPVPLSFRWSMEPLDDTLEELVSTGQDPVYVVHFTQAAAVEHATNLLRHPPKKVDKDAIAARIGAFRFGAGFGKTLSRLVRNGIGVHHAGMLPKYRRLVETLAQDGLLRIICGTDTLGVGINVPIRTVLFTGLAKFDGNRQRVLRTREFQQIAGRAGRAGYDTAGYVVVQAPEHVIENEQAKAKIAARVAAGKKKSKAQLKKAPEGTVVWTEQTFDKLVAGVPEKLTSRMKVDNAMLVNVVSREEDAFGVLRRLLTDNHEERRAQLRLARRALRLSRSLLRTGIVTRLAELDTFGRRYVISAGVPDDFALNQPLAHFALAAFDVLDPESETYSLDVISIVEAVLEAPRQILTAQQHAARGEAIGEMKADGLEYDERMALLEEITWPQPLRELLEALFETYRQTHPWLPDEALGPKSVVREMWENGMGFTDFVGRYQLARSEGLVLRYLTDAYRTLRQTVPETHRAPEVEDVIEWLGETVRQTDSSLLDEWEALSDPDHASSSVSHHEPPPPPRPLSKQERPFRVMLRNAMWARVDAVSRDDLDTLVRLERNAADRTEPPRQVVVGRSVWDGALEDYYDEHDSVLTDGDARGPDLLVVGPERAGEPVGAEEGTTSRVRDVRQTIHDPEGHHDWVIEAVVDCDATDEAGELVLATVAMRRL; the protein is encoded by the coding sequence ATGCCGGACCCTGCGCGCCTCGACACCCGCGTGCCGACCGGCGCCGACCCTGATGCGGTCTACGACTCCTTCACCGGCTGGGCGGACGACCGTGGGCTCGGTCTCTACCCGCACCAGGACGAGGCCGTGATCGAGCTGCTCGGCGGCAACCACGTCATCCTCGCCACGCCCACCGGCTCCGGGAAGTCCCTCGTCGCGATCGGCGCCCACCTCGCGGCGCTCGCGCGCGACGAGGTGAGCTTCTACACCGCGCCGATCAAGGCGCTGGTGAGCGAGAAGTTCTTCGCCCTGATCGAGGTGTTCGGGGCGGACAACGTCGGGATGCTGACCGGCGACGCCGCGGTGAACCCCGACGCGCCGATCATCTGCTGCACCGCCGAGGTGCTCGCCAACATCGCCCTGCGCGAGGGCCGCGGCGCCGATGTCGGGCTCGTGGTGATGGACGAGTTCCACTTCTACGCCGAGCACGACCGCGGGTGGGCGTGGCAGGTGCCGCTGCTCGAGCTCGTCGACGCCCAGTTCCTGCTGATGTCGGCGACCCTGGGCGACGTCTCCTTCTTCGTCGATGACCTGAAGAGGCGCACGGGTCGTGACACCGCGGTGGTCGACGACGCCGAACGGCCCGTGCCGCTCAGCTTCCGCTGGTCGATGGAGCCGCTCGACGACACCCTCGAGGAGCTCGTCTCGACCGGCCAGGACCCGGTGTACGTCGTCCACTTCACGCAGGCGGCAGCGGTCGAGCACGCCACGAACCTGCTCCGTCACCCACCGAAGAAGGTCGACAAGGACGCGATCGCCGCACGGATCGGCGCCTTCCGCTTCGGCGCGGGCTTCGGCAAGACCCTGTCGCGGCTCGTCCGCAACGGGATCGGCGTGCACCACGCGGGCATGCTGCCGAAGTACCGCCGGCTGGTGGAGACGCTGGCGCAGGACGGGCTGCTGCGGATCATCTGCGGCACCGACACCCTCGGGGTCGGGATCAACGTGCCGATCCGGACGGTGCTGTTCACGGGCCTGGCGAAGTTCGACGGCAACCGGCAGCGGGTGCTCCGGACACGGGAGTTCCAGCAGATCGCCGGCCGCGCCGGCCGCGCCGGCTACGACACGGCCGGTTACGTGGTCGTCCAGGCCCCGGAGCACGTGATCGAGAACGAGCAGGCGAAGGCGAAGATCGCCGCGCGGGTGGCCGCCGGCAAGAAGAAGTCGAAGGCGCAGCTCAAGAAGGCGCCCGAGGGCACGGTGGTGTGGACCGAGCAGACCTTCGACAAGCTGGTCGCCGGCGTGCCGGAGAAGCTGACCAGCCGGATGAAGGTCGACAACGCGATGCTGGTCAACGTCGTCTCCCGCGAGGAGGACGCGTTCGGCGTGCTGAGACGGCTGCTGACCGACAACCACGAGGAGCGGCGCGCGCAGCTCCGTCTCGCGCGTCGTGCGCTGCGGCTGTCGCGGTCGCTGCTGCGCACCGGGATCGTCACCCGCTTGGCTGAGTTGGACACCTTCGGCCGCCGCTACGTGATCAGCGCGGGCGTACCCGACGACTTCGCGCTCAACCAGCCGCTCGCGCACTTCGCGCTGGCCGCCTTCGACGTGCTCGACCCGGAGTCGGAGACCTACAGCCTCGACGTGATCTCGATCGTCGAGGCGGTGCTGGAGGCGCCGCGGCAGATCCTGACGGCCCAGCAGCACGCGGCCCGCGGTGAGGCGATCGGCGAGATGAAGGCCGACGGCCTGGAGTACGACGAGCGGATGGCCCTGCTCGAGGAGATCACCTGGCCACAGCCGCTGCGCGAGCTCCTCGAGGCCCTCTTCGAGACCTACCGCCAGACCCATCCCTGGCTCCCCGACGAGGCGCTCGGCCCGAAGTCGGTCGTGCGGGAGATGTGGGAGAACGGGATGGGGTTCACCGACTTCGTCGGGCGCTACCAGCTCGCCCGGTCCGAGGGCCTCGTCCTTCGCTACCTCACCGATGCCTACCGCACCCTGCGTCAGACCGTCCCGGAGACGCACCGGGCCCCGGAGGTGGAGGACGTCATCGAGTGGCTGGGGGAGACGGTGCGACAGACAGACTCCTCGCTGCTCGACGAGTGGGAGGCGCTCTCGGACCCGGACCATGCCTCGTCCTCGGTGTCGCACCACGAGCCGCCGCCCCCGCCGCGACCGCTCTCGAAGCAGGAGCGGCCGTTCCGCGTGATGCTCCGCAACGCCATGTGGGCACGCGTCGACGCGGTGTCGCGCGACGACCTCGACACGCTGGTGCGCCTCGAGCGCAACGCCGCCGACCGGACCGAGCCGCCGCGCCAGGTCGTCGTCGGCCGGTCCGTGTGGGACGGCGCGCTGGAGGACTACTACGACGAGCACGACTCGGTCCTGACCGACGGTGACGCCCGCGGGCCGGACCTGCTGGTGGTCGGCCCCGAGCGCGCGGGTGAGCCGGTCGGCGCCGAGGAGGGTACGACGTCGCGCGTGCGCGACGTGCGCCAGACCATCCACGACCCCGAGGGCCACCACGACTGGGTGATCGAGGCGGTCGTGGACTGCGACGCGACCGACGAGGCCGGCGAGCTGGTGCTCGCGACGGTCGCGATGCGGCGCCTCTGA
- a CDS encoding ATP-binding cassette domain-containing protein: MTTTTPDLAVRAAGLVKKFGDQRAVDGIDLEVHQGEVFGVLGPNGAGKTTMLRMLATLLHIDEGEATIFGRDVRTEPHAVRRLLGVTGQYASVDENLTATENLWLFARLQGVGRTEARTRGAELLEQFDLTEAAKKPISAFSGGMRRRLDLAASLLTRPPLIFLDEPTTGLDPRTRGQMWDTIRDLVRTGCTVLLTTQYLDEADQLADRIAVIDRGVKVAEGTADELKSSVGQSTLQLQLADPADLAVVADEARRLVREEAVLTPEARRVNVPLTRTDQAVDILVALRDRGITIESVTVQKPSLDEVFLALTGHDTTDGDTTQGAADPDHPDHPDHPDHPDQQTDHQMEAAR, translated from the coding sequence ATGACAACGACCACTCCTGACCTCGCGGTGCGCGCCGCGGGACTCGTGAAGAAGTTCGGCGACCAGCGCGCCGTCGACGGCATCGACCTCGAGGTCCACCAGGGCGAGGTCTTCGGCGTGCTCGGCCCCAACGGCGCCGGCAAGACCACCATGCTCCGGATGCTCGCCACCCTCCTCCACATCGACGAGGGCGAGGCCACGATCTTCGGCCGCGACGTCCGCACCGAGCCCCACGCCGTACGTCGCCTCCTCGGCGTCACCGGCCAGTACGCCTCCGTCGACGAGAACCTCACGGCCACCGAGAACCTGTGGCTCTTCGCCCGGCTCCAGGGTGTCGGCCGCACCGAGGCCCGCACCCGCGGCGCCGAGCTGCTGGAGCAGTTCGACCTGACCGAGGCGGCGAAGAAGCCGATCTCCGCGTTCTCCGGAGGCATGCGCAGGCGCCTCGACCTCGCCGCCAGCCTGCTCACCCGTCCGCCGCTCATCTTCCTCGACGAGCCGACCACCGGCCTCGACCCCCGCACCCGCGGGCAGATGTGGGACACCATCCGCGACCTGGTCCGCACCGGCTGCACCGTGCTGCTCACCACCCAGTACCTCGACGAGGCCGACCAGCTCGCCGACCGGATCGCCGTGATCGACCGCGGCGTGAAGGTCGCCGAGGGCACCGCCGACGAGCTCAAGTCGTCGGTCGGGCAGTCCACGCTCCAGCTCCAGCTCGCCGACCCGGCCGACCTCGCGGTCGTGGCCGACGAGGCGCGCCGCCTCGTCCGTGAGGAGGCCGTCCTCACCCCCGAGGCCCGCCGCGTCAACGTCCCGCTGACCCGCACCGACCAGGCCGTCGACATCCTCGTGGCGCTCCGCGACCGCGGCATCACGATCGAGTCGGTGACGGTCCAGAAGCCCTCGCTCGACGAGGTGTTCCTCGCCCTGACCGGCCACGACACGACCGATGGCGACACCACCCAGGGTGCCGCCGACCCCGACCACCCCGACCACCCCGATCACCCCGACCACCCCGACCAGCAGACCGACCACCAGATGGAGGCCGCCCGATGA
- a CDS encoding ABC transporter permease — protein MSAITVTDPAEIAAAGEHVSLADTLSQTMTLAWRATMKMRRSLEVMFDVTIQPLIFTAMFAYIFGGAISGDVGSYLPLIIPGLIGQTVLTACVATGVQLRTDMDTGVFDRFKVLPISRIAPLAGPMVADLLRYFIASVLTFTVGIAIGYRPGGGVLGVAGAVLLAMVAGWSLAWIFTLFGILGRNAQGVQGISLLVMFPLTFLSNAFVPTETMPAPLRAFADVNPVSLVISAIRDLANDGAVTANVGWAFVGCAVVIAIFAPLSVRAFNRKM, from the coding sequence ATGAGCGCCATCACCGTCACCGACCCCGCCGAGATCGCCGCGGCGGGCGAGCACGTCAGCCTCGCCGACACGCTGAGCCAGACCATGACCCTGGCGTGGCGCGCCACCATGAAGATGCGCCGCAGCCTCGAGGTGATGTTCGACGTCACCATCCAGCCGCTGATCTTCACCGCGATGTTCGCCTACATCTTCGGCGGCGCGATCTCGGGCGACGTCGGCAGCTACCTGCCGCTGATCATCCCCGGCCTGATCGGCCAGACGGTGCTCACCGCGTGCGTCGCCACCGGCGTCCAGCTCCGCACCGACATGGACACCGGCGTCTTCGACCGCTTCAAGGTGCTGCCGATCTCGCGCATCGCACCGCTCGCCGGGCCGATGGTGGCCGACCTGCTGCGCTACTTCATCGCCTCGGTGCTCACCTTCACCGTCGGCATCGCCATCGGCTACCGCCCCGGCGGCGGCGTCCTCGGTGTCGCCGGCGCGGTGCTCCTCGCGATGGTCGCCGGCTGGTCGCTCGCCTGGATCTTCACGCTCTTCGGGATCCTCGGCCGCAACGCCCAGGGCGTGCAGGGCATCTCGCTGCTCGTGATGTTCCCGCTGACGTTCCTGTCGAACGCCTTCGTCCCGACCGAGACGATGCCCGCTCCCCTGCGCGCCTTCGCCGACGTCAACCCGGTCTCCCTGGTGATCAGCGCGATCCGCGACCTCGCCAACGACGGGGCGGTCACCGCCAACGTCGGCTGGGCCTTCGTGGGCTGCGCCGTGGTCATCGCGATCTTCGCGCCGCTCTCGGTGCGGGCGTTCAACCGGAAGATGTGA
- a CDS encoding ATP-binding protein, which translates to MTIRLRLLGAPSWDGAPLVGGRPHALLAALVLEPRGLTVAQLVDQVWEDDPPATPGKALQVLVSRVRSSTAPGVVDLTENGYRLGLDSDEVDVLALGLQVADAREALRDGDALRAADLAEAARSCPEPAVGDTSGPLAHLRALATRTLEAADDLLGRALSRQGRHAEALPLLEAAAERWVDDAGVLSDLLRSMAAVGGPAVALGRYESYREDLADRLGVDPAPELQRLHRELLAADDPVRTGVTYDDGGGLLGREQDLARLRSAMASSRLVTVLGPGGIGKTSIAQVLARESRLPHVHVVELVGVGAGDDVVAAVGAALGVRGSMATRLTLSPAQQADVRSRIAQELDTGPTLLVLDNCEHVLEPVASLVAFLLATTRDLQVLATSRAPLRLGAERAVPLSQLSGDDAVELFVRRATATRPDAVLDAEAVRGVVERLDGLPLAVELAAARVRTMTVAEVGAALDDRFAALRTRDRSTPDRHRTLEAVIAWSWDLLAPDEQRALAWLSVFQDGFDRATAVAMLGPDGPDLVDVLVEQSLLVMGEDGGRTRFRALETIREYAAAQLDRTGGLADATAAQHAWALSLADAYGDLVVAEGQAEAVDDLVRDQNNLTDVLRHGLASGDRPLVARMVALLGSLWTITGDQPRLFAVCDAATELLNGWDVPDGLHEDAQAAAGVLMVHLSWMPGVDLTGLRGLLVQGPEPRGTWGLIGRTIHVDAEPVEAADRLAAVAAASAGDRPAVAGGLLLWAALVAENIGDVAVAYAYAEQALALGPLPPYIAASLHAELSQLAMSVGDHHAAARHAAAAWPLLERVHSLTDAYSLKVATAIAPLMDGRVDEAEAMLEAFGMPDGDTAQMGARLTWQAAQAELAIARGQHELAIQRYDEIVDMVIDADPGGGINPWLMLAASAALVSRVRYGDGTDGERAAQLRDLLVGAGPGLTAERLWFTDLPLNGVLLVSLAAWVLRYGGAEQRADGVLLLAVAHRWSYNRSVPVMAWEPMAELAETLEPGLVGRLVSELADRPGPELLPEAAAVLDRVRRGWVTSSG; encoded by the coding sequence ATGACGATCCGGCTGCGCCTGCTCGGCGCCCCGTCGTGGGACGGCGCGCCCCTCGTGGGCGGGCGCCCGCACGCGCTGCTGGCGGCGCTCGTGCTCGAGCCGCGGGGCCTGACGGTCGCGCAGCTGGTGGACCAGGTCTGGGAGGACGATCCGCCGGCGACACCCGGCAAGGCGCTGCAGGTGCTCGTGTCGCGGGTGCGGTCGAGCACCGCGCCGGGAGTCGTCGACCTCACCGAGAACGGGTACCGGCTCGGGCTGGACTCCGACGAGGTGGACGTGCTCGCGCTCGGGCTCCAGGTCGCCGACGCCCGTGAGGCGCTGCGGGACGGGGACGCGTTGCGGGCCGCGGACCTCGCCGAGGCCGCGCGCTCGTGCCCCGAGCCGGCTGTCGGCGACACGAGCGGGCCCCTCGCGCACCTGCGTGCGCTGGCGACGAGGACCCTCGAGGCGGCCGACGACCTGCTGGGGCGCGCGCTCTCCCGGCAGGGTCGGCACGCCGAGGCGCTGCCCCTGCTGGAAGCGGCTGCCGAGCGATGGGTCGACGACGCCGGGGTGCTGTCCGACCTCCTGCGGAGCATGGCCGCCGTGGGCGGGCCCGCGGTCGCCCTCGGCCGCTACGAGTCCTATCGGGAGGACCTCGCCGACCGGCTCGGGGTGGACCCGGCTCCCGAGCTGCAGCGGCTCCACCGCGAGCTCCTGGCCGCGGACGACCCGGTGCGCACCGGAGTGACCTACGACGACGGCGGCGGCCTGCTCGGCCGCGAGCAGGACCTGGCCCGGCTCCGCAGCGCGATGGCGTCGTCGCGGCTGGTGACGGTGCTCGGTCCGGGAGGCATCGGCAAGACGAGCATCGCCCAGGTGCTGGCTCGCGAGTCGCGGCTGCCGCACGTCCACGTGGTCGAGCTCGTCGGCGTCGGCGCGGGTGACGACGTCGTGGCCGCGGTCGGCGCGGCCCTCGGCGTGCGCGGGTCGATGGCGACCAGGTTGACGCTGTCGCCGGCCCAGCAGGCCGACGTACGCTCCCGGATCGCGCAGGAGCTCGACACCGGCCCGACCCTGCTGGTGCTCGACAACTGCGAGCACGTGCTGGAGCCGGTGGCCTCGCTGGTCGCGTTCCTGCTCGCCACGACCCGTGACCTGCAGGTGCTGGCGACGAGCCGGGCACCGCTGCGGCTGGGCGCCGAGCGCGCCGTGCCCCTGAGCCAGCTGAGCGGCGACGACGCGGTCGAGCTGTTCGTGCGACGGGCGACGGCGACCCGACCCGATGCGGTGCTCGACGCCGAGGCCGTGCGCGGCGTGGTCGAGCGGCTCGACGGCCTGCCGCTCGCGGTCGAGCTGGCGGCGGCACGTGTGCGGACGATGACGGTGGCCGAGGTCGGGGCCGCGCTGGACGACCGGTTCGCCGCGTTGCGCACCCGGGACCGGAGCACGCCCGACCGGCACCGCACGCTCGAGGCGGTGATCGCGTGGTCGTGGGACCTGCTCGCGCCCGACGAGCAGCGAGCGCTGGCGTGGTTGTCGGTCTTCCAGGACGGGTTCGACCGGGCGACCGCGGTCGCGATGCTCGGACCCGACGGCCCGGACCTCGTCGACGTGCTCGTGGAGCAGTCGCTGCTGGTCATGGGGGAGGACGGTGGCCGGACCCGGTTCCGCGCGCTGGAGACCATCCGCGAGTACGCCGCCGCGCAGCTCGACCGGACCGGCGGGCTCGCGGACGCCACCGCGGCCCAGCACGCCTGGGCCCTGTCGCTCGCGGACGCCTACGGCGACCTCGTGGTCGCCGAGGGGCAGGCCGAGGCCGTCGACGACCTGGTCCGCGACCAGAACAACCTCACCGACGTGCTGCGCCACGGCCTGGCGTCGGGAGACCGCCCCCTGGTCGCGCGCATGGTGGCGCTGCTCGGCAGCCTCTGGACCATCACCGGCGACCAGCCCCGGCTGTTCGCGGTCTGCGACGCCGCGACGGAGCTCCTCAACGGATGGGACGTCCCCGACGGGCTGCACGAGGACGCGCAGGCCGCGGCCGGGGTGCTGATGGTGCACCTGAGCTGGATGCCCGGTGTGGACCTGACCGGGCTGCGGGGGCTGCTCGTCCAGGGCCCGGAGCCCCGGGGCACGTGGGGCCTCATCGGACGCACCATCCACGTCGACGCCGAGCCCGTCGAGGCCGCGGACCGGCTGGCCGCGGTCGCGGCGGCGTCCGCCGGCGACCGGCCGGCCGTGGCGGGCGGCCTCCTGCTGTGGGCGGCCCTGGTCGCGGAGAACATCGGTGACGTCGCGGTGGCCTACGCGTACGCCGAGCAGGCCCTCGCGCTCGGCCCGCTGCCGCCCTACATCGCGGCCTCCCTGCACGCCGAGCTGAGCCAGCTCGCGATGTCGGTGGGCGACCACCACGCTGCGGCGCGCCATGCCGCGGCCGCGTGGCCGCTGCTGGAGCGGGTGCACTCCCTGACCGACGCCTACAGCCTGAAGGTCGCCACGGCGATCGCGCCGCTCATGGACGGGCGGGTCGACGAGGCCGAGGCGATGCTGGAGGCCTTCGGGATGCCCGACGGCGACACCGCGCAGATGGGGGCGCGGCTCACCTGGCAGGCCGCCCAGGCCGAGCTGGCCATCGCCCGCGGACAGCACGAGCTGGCGATCCAGCGCTACGACGAGATCGTCGACATGGTGATCGACGCCGACCCGGGCGGCGGGATCAACCCGTGGCTGATGCTGGCGGCGTCCGCGGCGCTGGTGAGCCGCGTCCGCTACGGCGACGGCACCGACGGCGAGCGCGCTGCCCAGCTCCGCGACCTCCTCGTCGGAGCGGGACCGGGACTCACGGCGGAGCGGCTGTGGTTCACCGACCTGCCGCTCAACGGGGTGCTCCTGGTCTCGCTGGCCGCGTGGGTGCTGCGCTACGGCGGGGCCGAGCAGCGTGCGGACGGCGTCCTCCTCCTCGCCGTCGCGCACCGCTGGTCCTACAACCGCAGCGTCCCCGTCATGGCCTGGGAGCCGATGGCGGAGCTGGCGGAGACGCTCGAGCCGGGGCTGGTCGGCCGGCTCGTCTCTGAGCTGGCCGACCGCCCCGGGCCGGAGCTGCTGCCCGAGGCAGCTGCGGTGCTGGACCGCGTGCGGCGCGGCTGGGTCACATCTTCCGGTTGA
- the xerD gene encoding site-specific tyrosine recombinase XerD, with the protein MTLSRALRTYLDHLAVERGLAANTLSSYTRDLGRYDEFLAAQGIDDLDAVTEVTVAAFLVSLREGSEAHPPLSATSAARTVVAVRGFHKFAVSDGLAVADPAAAVKPPTPAKRLPKALPLSDVEAILDAAGAPDTVLSLRDRALLELLYGTGARISEAVGLDVDDLDQVDGTVLLRGKGGKERIVPVGGYAREAVAAYVSRARPDLVGSGSGGPAMFLNSRGGRLSRQSAWAVLVKAAERAGVTASVSPHTLRHSFATHLLDGGADVRVVQELLGHASVTTTQVYTLVTVDNLREVFATAHPRARE; encoded by the coding sequence GTGACGCTGAGCCGGGCCCTCCGCACCTACCTCGACCACCTCGCGGTCGAGCGCGGCCTGGCGGCGAACACGCTCAGCTCCTACACCCGTGACCTGGGCCGCTACGACGAGTTCCTGGCGGCCCAGGGCATCGACGACCTGGACGCGGTCACCGAGGTGACGGTGGCCGCGTTCCTGGTCAGCCTGCGCGAGGGCAGCGAGGCACACCCGCCGCTGAGCGCGACGTCGGCTGCCCGGACGGTGGTGGCGGTGCGCGGCTTCCACAAGTTCGCGGTGTCCGACGGGCTGGCCGTGGCCGATCCTGCCGCCGCGGTGAAGCCGCCGACGCCCGCCAAGCGGCTGCCGAAGGCGCTGCCGCTCTCCGACGTCGAGGCGATCCTCGACGCGGCCGGGGCGCCCGACACCGTGCTGTCGCTGCGCGACCGGGCACTGCTCGAGCTCCTCTACGGCACCGGCGCGCGGATCTCCGAGGCCGTCGGCCTCGACGTCGACGACCTCGACCAGGTCGACGGCACCGTGCTGCTGCGCGGCAAGGGCGGCAAGGAGCGGATCGTCCCGGTCGGCGGCTACGCCCGCGAGGCCGTGGCCGCCTACGTCTCCCGCGCCCGGCCCGACCTGGTCGGCAGCGGTTCCGGCGGCCCGGCGATGTTCCTCAACTCCCGCGGCGGCCGGCTCTCGCGCCAGAGCGCGTGGGCCGTGCTGGTCAAGGCGGCCGAACGGGCCGGGGTCACCGCCTCGGTCTCCCCGCACACCCTGCGGCACTCCTTCGCGACGCACCTCCTCGACGGCGGCGCCGACGTGCGCGTGGTGCAGGAGCTCCTCGGCCACGCCTCGGTGACCACCACGCAGGTCTACACCCTCGTGACGGTCGACAACCTGCGCGAGGTCTTCGCCACGGCGCACCCGCGGGCGCGCGAATGA
- the ald gene encoding alanine dehydrogenase, translated as MKVGVPKEVKNREYRVALTPIGVHELVQHGHEVVIEKSAGQGSQITDEEYVAAGATMLESADDVWGSAEMILKVKEPIAEEYGRMREGQTLFTYLHLAADKPLTEELMARKVTGIAYETVQLPSGGLPLLYPMSEVAGCLAPQVGAYSLMKANGGRGVLMGGVGGVANAKVVIIGAGVSGQNAANIALGMGADVTLLDTDLDKLRMSFWRYDNRVHGLASSKLAIEQQVMEADMVIGAVLIPGAAAPKLVTNDLVSRMKPGSVLVDIAIDQGGCFEDSHATTHDDPTYEVHNSVFYCVANMPGAVPNTSTYALTNATLPYAVALADKGWQQALRDDRSLALGLNTHAGQLTNAPVGAAVGIESAALDTVLA; from the coding sequence ATGAAGGTCGGCGTACCCAAGGAAGTCAAGAACCGCGAGTACCGCGTGGCATTGACCCCCATCGGCGTGCACGAGCTGGTCCAGCACGGCCACGAGGTCGTCATCGAGAAGTCCGCGGGCCAGGGCTCGCAGATCACCGACGAGGAGTACGTCGCAGCCGGCGCGACGATGCTGGAGTCGGCCGACGACGTGTGGGGCTCGGCCGAGATGATCCTCAAGGTCAAGGAGCCGATCGCGGAGGAGTACGGCCGGATGCGGGAGGGCCAGACCCTCTTCACCTACCTCCACCTCGCCGCCGACAAGCCGCTGACCGAGGAGCTGATGGCCCGCAAGGTCACCGGCATCGCCTACGAGACCGTCCAGCTGCCCTCGGGCGGCCTCCCGCTGCTCTACCCGATGTCGGAGGTCGCGGGCTGCCTCGCGCCCCAGGTCGGGGCGTACTCGCTGATGAAGGCCAACGGCGGTCGCGGGGTCCTGATGGGCGGTGTCGGCGGCGTGGCGAACGCGAAGGTCGTGATCATCGGCGCCGGTGTCTCGGGCCAGAACGCGGCCAACATCGCGCTCGGCATGGGCGCGGACGTGACGCTGCTCGACACCGACCTGGACAAGCTGCGGATGTCGTTCTGGCGCTACGACAACCGGGTCCACGGCCTGGCGTCGTCGAAGCTCGCGATCGAGCAGCAGGTGATGGAGGCCGACATGGTGATCGGCGCGGTGCTGATCCCCGGTGCGGCTGCTCCGAAGCTGGTGACCAACGACCTCGTCTCGCGGATGAAGCCCGGATCGGTGCTCGTCGACATCGCGATCGACCAGGGCGGCTGCTTCGAGGACTCCCACGCCACCACGCACGACGACCCGACCTACGAGGTGCACAACTCGGTCTTCTACTGCGTGGCCAACATGCCCGGTGCGGTGCCGAACACCTCGACCTACGCGCTGACCAACGCGACGCTGCCGTACGCCGTCGCGCTGGCCGACAAGGGCTGGCAGCAGGCGCTGCGCGACGACCGCAGCCTCGCGCTGGGCCTCAACACCCACGCGGGCCAGCTGACCAACGCTCCCGTGGGCGCTGCCGTCGGCATCGAGTCGGCGGCTCTCGATACCGTTCTTGCGTGA
- a CDS encoding NUDIX domain-containing protein, translating into MPEPEPLADRPTSWPVVATRDLHRDAWIVALREDTITRPGHPEEFTRISLEHPGAVVVLAVDEDEQAVLLRQYRHTSGHEFVELPAGLRDAGDEPPVETARRELREEAELEASEWRLLLSTYASAGISDEVHEIFLARGLSHAPRGDFEMRHEEAEMELFRAPVSDLLEAVLDGRVRQGPLAQAVLAYTVLKQRGDLGGDLGPL; encoded by the coding sequence ATGCCTGAGCCCGAGCCGCTGGCCGACCGCCCGACGTCCTGGCCCGTGGTCGCCACCCGCGACCTCCACCGCGACGCCTGGATCGTCGCGCTGCGCGAGGACACCATCACCCGCCCGGGGCACCCGGAGGAGTTCACCCGGATCAGCCTCGAGCACCCCGGCGCGGTCGTCGTGCTGGCCGTGGACGAGGACGAGCAGGCGGTGCTCCTGCGGCAGTACCGCCACACCAGCGGCCACGAGTTCGTCGAGCTCCCCGCAGGACTGCGCGACGCCGGCGACGAGCCGCCTGTCGAGACGGCCAGGCGGGAGCTGCGCGAGGAGGCCGAGCTGGAGGCGTCGGAGTGGCGACTGCTGCTCAGCACCTACGCCAGCGCGGGCATCTCGGACGAGGTCCACGAGATCTTCCTGGCGCGCGGGCTCAGCCACGCTCCGCGCGGCGACTTCGAGATGCGCCACGAGGAGGCGGAGATGGAGCTGTTCCGCGCGCCGGTGTCGGACCTGCTCGAGGCGGTGCTCGACGGCAGGGTCCGGCAGGGTCCGCTGGCGCAGGCCGTGCTGGCGTACACCGTGCTGAAGCAACGCGGGGACCTGGGCGGCGACCTCGGCCCACTGTGA